A stretch of DNA from Arthrobacter globiformis:
TCGGCTACACCAAGCAGGATCTGGCCGACTGGGCCAAACTGGTGGCCCGCTGCCTCCGCGCCTCCGGTGTCCGCCCCGGCATGAAGGTCCACAACGCCTACGGCTACGGCCTCTTCACCGGCGGGCTGGGCGCCCACGCCGGTGCCGAGGCGCTGGGCTGCACCGTGATTCCGATGTCCGGCGGGCAGACCGAACGCCAGATCCAGCTCATCCAGGACTTCGAGCCGGACGCCATCCTGGCCACGCCCACATACCTGCTCACCATCGCCGATGCCATGGCCCACATGGGAATCGACCCCACGTCCACCTCGCTGAAGTACGCGGTGCTCGGCGCCGAGCCGTGGACCCAGGAGATGCGCCACGAGCTTGAGGTCACCATGAACATCAAGGCCTGCGACATCTACGGGCTCTCTGAAGTCATGGGACCGGGCGTTGCCGGCGAATGCGTGGAGACCCAGGACGGCAGCCACATCTGGGAGGACCACTTCCGGCCGGAAGTCATCGACCCGTTTAACCCCAACCCTGGCAAGGAAAACGTGCTGGGCGACGGCGAGCACGGTGAGCTCGTGTTCACCTCGCTTACCAAGGAAGCCCTGCCGATCATCCGCTACCGTACCAAGGACCTCACCCGGCTGCTCCCCGGCACCGCCCGCCCGGCGCACCGCCGGATGGGACGCATCACGGGCCGCAGCGACGACATGATCATCCTCCGCGGCGTGAACCTCTTCCCGTCCCAGATCGAGGAAATCGCGCTGCGCATCCCCGAGCTCAGCCCGCACTTCCAGCTGGTGCTCACCCGACCGGAGGGCCAGC
This window harbors:
- the paaK gene encoding phenylacetate--CoA ligase PaaK — translated: MTLHAPEPAVAAPTEAGAHPTGAALDPEETMSRDQIEALQLSRLQHTVAYAYDRVPLYKRKFDDAGIHPSDLRELADLGNFPFTTKEDLRQEYPFGMFAVPQSEVARVHASSGTTGRPTVVGYTKQDLADWAKLVARCLRASGVRPGMKVHNAYGYGLFTGGLGAHAGAEALGCTVIPMSGGQTERQIQLIQDFEPDAILATPTYLLTIADAMAHMGIDPTSTSLKYAVLGAEPWTQEMRHELEVTMNIKACDIYGLSEVMGPGVAGECVETQDGSHIWEDHFRPEVIDPFNPNPGKENVLGDGEHGELVFTSLTKEALPIIRYRTKDLTRLLPGTARPAHRRMGRITGRSDDMIILRGVNLFPSQIEEIALRIPELSPHFQLVLTRPEGQRMDQLTVKIERRDNVTAAESTTAAHTLREQIKIHVGSSCTVDVVEPGSLERSSGKLRRIYDLRPKG